In Corynebacterium nuruki S6-4, the following proteins share a genomic window:
- a CDS encoding HNH endonuclease signature motif containing protein, protein MTTTTDTGTTGTTGVTGLQVGSVADLTAAVDALGAAVDTILAQGEHTWQRIGTDEREQLYRRIEQARRKLSAVDAAVVTGFQADLVMPCGPRAPRWLVDRFGLTHREARTRVGAAARLSTTDTTNPALVCDAHLPALTAAVHAGVLDAEPVARLDRQISALPSAVQDRVAVAADAPVVELVRTAGPDAVAGLRPFLLGIAGVDEPYTDDDRARLRQVTLGRQGEDGMTPIRGALTPELAAVLQRLMADHATPGSLTGTTGTDDSDDSDESVGDTRSPGQRRHDALLAAVTAGYGRGCELVPGRGTTTIVAAVTLEQLAARSGSVVTDAGVRMTVENLVETCDARDFFLQVMDFHGRSLYLGRSRRVGSVDQYLALVGEEGMGLAPGAAVPPAFCQIHHITSWLAGGGTDLPNLTLVGPVAHAGVDDSRSDPARWQTVPPPVGSPERVLWIPPEGVDPARVPVITVHPDSWTVPGQMLRRGSRMLVGLVGGDSPPVGDRPPRLTG, encoded by the coding sequence GTGACCACCACAACCGATACCGGCACCACAGGCACGACAGGTGTCACCGGACTGCAGGTGGGAAGTGTCGCCGACCTGACCGCCGCGGTTGACGCCCTCGGCGCCGCGGTCGACACGATCCTTGCCCAGGGCGAGCACACCTGGCAGCGTATTGGTACAGATGAGCGGGAACAGCTCTACCGCCGGATCGAGCAGGCCCGGCGGAAACTCTCCGCGGTCGACGCGGCGGTGGTCACCGGATTCCAGGCCGACCTGGTCATGCCGTGCGGGCCGCGGGCACCCCGCTGGCTCGTCGACCGGTTCGGACTGACCCACCGGGAGGCCAGGACCCGGGTCGGTGCCGCCGCCCGGCTGAGTACCACGGACACGACCAATCCTGCACTGGTGTGTGACGCGCACCTGCCGGCGTTGACCGCCGCGGTACACGCCGGGGTCCTGGACGCCGAACCGGTCGCCCGGCTCGACCGGCAGATCAGTGCCCTGCCGTCGGCGGTGCAGGACCGGGTCGCGGTGGCCGCCGACGCACCGGTCGTGGAACTGGTGCGCACCGCCGGCCCGGATGCGGTGGCGGGACTGCGCCCGTTCCTGCTGGGCATCGCCGGAGTCGACGAACCCTACACCGACGACGACCGGGCGCGGTTGCGTCAGGTGACCCTGGGCCGGCAGGGCGAGGATGGGATGACGCCGATCCGTGGGGCGTTGACCCCGGAGCTGGCGGCGGTGCTGCAGCGGCTGATGGCCGACCATGCGACCCCGGGCAGCCTCACCGGCACCACCGGCACTGACGACTCTGATGACTCTGATGAGTCTGTCGGTGATACGCGGTCGCCGGGGCAGCGGCGGCATGATGCACTGTTGGCTGCGGTGACCGCCGGCTACGGGCGGGGCTGTGAGCTGGTGCCGGGGCGGGGGACGACGACGATTGTCGCGGCGGTGACGTTGGAGCAGTTGGCGGCACGGTCGGGGTCGGTGGTCACCGATGCGGGGGTGCGGATGACGGTGGAGAATCTGGTGGAGACCTGTGATGCGCGGGATTTTTTCCTGCAGGTCATGGATTTCCACGGTCGGTCGTTGTATCTGGGCCGGTCGCGTCGGGTGGGGTCGGTGGACCAGTATCTGGCTCTGGTGGGTGAGGAGGGGATGGGGTTGGCCCCGGGTGCGGCGGTGCCGCCGGCGTTCTGTCAGATCCACCACATCACGTCGTGGTTGGCCGGTGGTGGCACGGATCTGCCGAATCTGACGTTGGTGGGTCCGGTGGCGCATGCCGGGGTTGATGATTCGCGGTCGGATCCGGCGCGGTGGCAGACGGTGCCGCCGCCGGTGGGGTCGCCGGAGCGGGTGCTGTGGATTCCTCCGGAGGGGGTGGATCCGGCGCGGGTGCCGGTGATCACGGTGCATCCGGACAGTTGGACGGTGCCGGGGCAGATGCTGCGGCGTGGGTCGCGGATGTTGGTGGGGTTGGTCGGCGGGGATTCACCGCCGGTGGGGGACCGGCCGCCGCGGTTGACCGGGTGA
- a CDS encoding urease accessory protein UreD, translating to MIPEPRTDRSADRRTDRCTDRRTDVDACTPPVPWEMRGLCDEVTASGDGVLPVGRPGKVGVLDLSLGVDADGTTGVTGRFVKAPVQLTRPLYIDPGDPGEAFVYVRTTGGGLAQNDRVRQNVRLGAGARATLTTQAATPVHRMNAGLATQWVSIGVGEKAVCEYLPGQSILFAGSRLLQVTDVSLADSATLLAAEVVLTGRLARGERDRYDAFGQCVRVERAGRPLLSDTLCVVGAGQGRSEMLLSRWPVWGTVLIVPPAEWAGARVRELLESVRGLLVGLCAGVEPTELTAAASTMVGDAGITVRVAGEDPVAVRSVVDAVHGHAREAVLGRPAVDLRRM from the coding sequence GTGATCCCGGAGCCGCGCACCGACCGGAGCGCTGACCGGCGCACTGACCGGTGCACTGACCGGCGCACCGATGTCGACGCCTGCACCCCACCGGTGCCGTGGGAGATGCGTGGACTGTGCGACGAGGTCACGGCGTCCGGCGACGGGGTGCTTCCGGTCGGACGCCCCGGCAAGGTCGGCGTCCTGGATCTGTCCCTGGGCGTGGACGCTGACGGGACGACCGGGGTGACCGGCCGGTTCGTCAAGGCGCCGGTGCAGCTCACCAGGCCGCTCTACATCGACCCCGGAGACCCCGGTGAGGCGTTCGTCTATGTGCGGACAACCGGGGGCGGTCTGGCACAGAACGACCGGGTGCGGCAGAACGTGCGGCTGGGTGCGGGGGCGCGGGCGACGCTGACGACGCAGGCGGCGACGCCGGTGCACCGGATGAACGCGGGGCTGGCCACGCAGTGGGTCAGCATCGGGGTGGGGGAGAAGGCGGTGTGCGAGTACCTGCCCGGGCAGTCGATCCTGTTCGCCGGATCGCGACTGCTGCAGGTCACGGATGTTTCGCTGGCGGACTCGGCGACGCTGCTGGCGGCGGAGGTCGTGCTGACCGGCCGGCTGGCGCGCGGGGAGCGGGACCGCTACGACGCGTTCGGTCAGTGTGTCCGGGTGGAGCGGGCGGGGCGTCCGCTGCTGTCGGACACGCTGTGCGTGGTCGGAGCGGGGCAGGGGCGTTCGGAGATGCTGCTGTCCCGGTGGCCGGTGTGGGGCACGGTGCTCATTGTTCCGCCGGCGGAATGGGCTGGGGCGAGGGTGCGTGAGCTGCTGGAGTCTGTGAGGGGACTGCTGGTGGGGCTGTGCGCCGGGGTGGAGCCGACGGAGCTGACCGCCGCGGCCTCCACGATGGTCGGGGACGCCGGGATCACCGTCCGGGTGGCGGGGGAGGATCCGGTGGCGGTGCGGTCGGTCGTCGATGCGGTGCACGGTCACGCGCGGGAGGCGGTGCTGGGGCGGCCGGCGGTGGACCTGCGGCGGATGTGA
- the ureG gene encoding urease accessory protein UreG, which produces MTSTTPAAPDPVTGTGSPLRIGIGGPVGSGKTALIEALVPLFVGAGRHVGVITNDIYTQEDAHHVRRELDGVISPDVVIGVETGSCPHTAVRDDPTMNLMTAADLLDEHPEIDTLFFESGGDNLTLTFSPALVDVFVFVLDTAEGQKMPKKRGPGITESDILVINKTDIAQYVRCDLGIMHEDAVAVRSGRPVVLTDCLTGDGVAELQEQLEGFRA; this is translated from the coding sequence ATGACCTCCACGACTCCCGCCGCCCCCGATCCCGTGACCGGCACCGGATCCCCGCTGCGCATCGGCATCGGCGGCCCCGTCGGGTCCGGCAAGACCGCCCTCATCGAGGCGCTCGTCCCGTTGTTCGTCGGTGCCGGACGCCACGTCGGCGTGATCACCAACGACATCTACACCCAGGAGGACGCCCACCATGTCCGCCGCGAACTCGACGGCGTGATCAGCCCCGACGTCGTCATCGGCGTGGAGACCGGCTCCTGCCCGCACACCGCGGTGCGCGACGATCCGACGATGAACCTCATGACCGCCGCGGATCTCCTCGACGAGCACCCGGAGATCGACACGCTGTTCTTCGAGTCCGGCGGCGACAACCTCACCCTCACCTTCTCCCCGGCGCTGGTCGACGTCTTCGTCTTCGTGCTGGACACGGCCGAGGGACAGAAGATGCCGAAGAAGCGCGGCCCGGGCATCACCGAGTCCGACATCCTGGTGATCAACAAGACCGACATCGCGCAGTACGTGCGCTGTGACCTCGGCATCATGCATGAGGACGCCGTCGCGGTGCGCTCCGGTCGACCGGTCGTCCTCACCGACTGCCTGACCGGTGACGGTGTGGCGGAACTGCAGGAGCAGCTGGAGGGCTTCCGCGCGTGA
- a CDS encoding urease accessory protein UreF, whose translation MTYADSAYPSGRYTLSHGLEGLVQAGRADDVTTLLLDHLRYTAAPGDGVATAAAAGAGYDDRDMLVTLDHELSATKVTHELRRASTRVGRQMLQVTTEVETRLGTVQPEPLLSYEAAVAAKETPGNQAVVAGLIHSSHNLTPAGAVATELTGLAAGWAGAALRLRRCDHIDAQVMITAAHPVIAELADECAGVARDLRASGEWRLLGRASPGSDLASAAHETAPARLFMS comes from the coding sequence ATGACCTACGCGGATTCCGCGTACCCGTCCGGGCGCTACACCCTGTCCCACGGTCTCGAAGGCCTGGTGCAGGCCGGACGCGCCGACGATGTCACCACCCTGCTGCTGGACCACCTGCGCTACACTGCCGCGCCGGGGGACGGCGTGGCGACCGCGGCGGCCGCCGGCGCGGGGTACGACGACCGGGACATGCTCGTCACCCTCGACCACGAGCTCTCGGCGACGAAGGTGACCCATGAACTGCGCCGGGCCTCCACCCGCGTCGGACGCCAGATGCTGCAGGTCACGACCGAGGTCGAGACCCGGCTGGGGACAGTGCAGCCCGAGCCGCTGCTCTCGTATGAGGCGGCGGTCGCGGCGAAGGAGACGCCCGGCAACCAGGCGGTCGTCGCCGGGCTGATCCATTCCTCCCACAATCTGACGCCCGCCGGGGCTGTGGCCACCGAACTCACCGGGCTGGCGGCCGGCTGGGCGGGGGCGGCGCTGCGGCTCCGTCGGTGCGACCACATCGACGCACAGGTGATGATCACCGCCGCGCACCCGGTCATCGCCGAGCTCGCCGACGAGTGTGCGGGTGTCGCCCGGGACCTGAGGGCGTCCGGCGAGTGGCGCCTGCTCGGCCGCGCCAGCCCCGGCTCCGACCTCGCCTCCGCCGCCCACGAGACGGCCCCCGCCCGCCTGTTCATGAGTTAG
- the ureC gene encoding urease subunit alpha, producing the protein MSTIDRSRYQEIYGPTTGDTLRLADTDLTVRITTDFLATAYGDESVYGGGKAVRDGMAQDPAATASGPGARALDTVITGVIVLDAVAGVVKGDVGIRGGRIVKIGKAGNPNTQDGVDPELVIGPGTEVIAGEHRILTAGGVDSHIHYISPQQAEHGLAGGITTFFGGGTGTAEGTLGTTCTPGPDGVQFMLRAAEGMPVNTGFLGKGSGALPAALAEQIVAGAAGLKIHEDWGATPANIRTAMDVCDEFDVQLAIHTDTLNEGGFFESTARAFGGRTVHTFHSEGAGGGHAPDILRVAGMPNVLPASTNPTLPYTVNSVEELLDMVMVCHHLSHDIPEDVAFADSRVRAETIAAETVLHDLGLISIFSSDSQAMGRVGESWQRAFQTAHHCRAELGELAEDAGHGDDNERVLRYVAKMTVNPAIAQGIADHVGTVEPGKLADLVLWPVETFAAKPRLVLRQGRIAYAQMGDPNASLATPQPVLYRDQFANYGTALTGTRVTFMSQAGIDAGVPEQLGLASTVLPVRNTRGIGKKDMVRNDRTADITVDPDTYEVRVDGEIATIDPAERLPLAQTFFLF; encoded by the coding sequence ATGAGCACGATCGACCGGTCCCGGTACCAGGAGATCTACGGTCCGACCACCGGGGACACCCTCCGCCTGGCGGACACGGACCTGACCGTCCGGATCACCACGGACTTCCTTGCGACCGCCTACGGCGACGAGTCCGTCTACGGCGGCGGCAAAGCCGTGCGCGACGGCATGGCCCAGGACCCGGCCGCGACGGCGTCCGGCCCCGGTGCGCGCGCCCTGGACACGGTGATCACCGGTGTGATCGTGCTGGACGCCGTGGCCGGGGTGGTGAAGGGCGACGTGGGCATCCGCGGCGGCCGGATCGTGAAGATCGGCAAGGCCGGCAACCCGAACACCCAGGACGGGGTGGACCCGGAGCTGGTCATCGGCCCCGGCACCGAGGTCATCGCCGGGGAACACCGCATCCTCACCGCCGGCGGGGTGGACTCCCACATCCACTACATCTCCCCGCAGCAGGCCGAACACGGTCTCGCCGGCGGCATCACCACCTTCTTCGGCGGCGGTACGGGCACGGCCGAGGGCACCCTGGGCACGACCTGCACCCCGGGGCCGGACGGGGTGCAGTTCATGCTGCGCGCCGCCGAAGGCATGCCGGTGAACACCGGCTTCCTGGGCAAGGGCTCCGGCGCCCTGCCGGCGGCGTTGGCCGAGCAGATCGTCGCCGGGGCGGCGGGCCTGAAGATCCACGAGGACTGGGGCGCCACCCCGGCGAACATCCGCACCGCGATGGACGTCTGCGACGAATTCGACGTGCAGCTGGCGATCCACACCGACACCCTGAACGAGGGCGGGTTCTTCGAGTCCACCGCCCGCGCCTTCGGCGGCCGGACCGTCCACACCTTCCACTCCGAGGGCGCCGGCGGCGGCCACGCCCCCGACATTCTGCGCGTGGCGGGTATGCCGAACGTACTGCCGGCCTCCACGAACCCGACGCTGCCGTACACGGTGAACTCGGTGGAGGAACTGCTGGACATGGTGATGGTCTGCCACCACCTGTCCCACGACATCCCCGAGGACGTCGCCTTCGCCGACTCGCGGGTCCGCGCCGAGACCATCGCGGCGGAGACCGTACTGCACGATCTGGGCCTGATCAGCATCTTCAGCTCCGATTCGCAGGCGATGGGCCGGGTGGGTGAATCCTGGCAGCGCGCGTTCCAGACCGCGCACCACTGCCGGGCCGAGCTCGGCGAGCTGGCGGAGGACGCCGGCCACGGCGACGACAACGAGCGCGTCCTGCGGTACGTGGCGAAGATGACCGTGAACCCGGCCATCGCCCAGGGCATCGCCGACCACGTCGGCACCGTCGAGCCGGGCAAGCTGGCCGACCTGGTGCTGTGGCCGGTGGAGACGTTCGCCGCCAAGCCCCGGCTGGTGCTGCGGCAGGGACGCATCGCCTACGCGCAGATGGGTGATCCGAACGCCTCCCTGGCCACCCCGCAGCCGGTGCTGTACCGCGACCAGTTCGCCAACTACGGCACGGCCCTGACCGGTACGCGGGTGACGTTCATGAGCCAGGCCGGGATCGACGCGGGCGTCCCGGAACAGCTGGGGCTGGCGTCCACGGTCCTGCCGGTGCGGAACACGCGCGGCATCGGCAAGAAGGACATGGTCCGCAACGACCGCACCGCCGACATCACCGTTGACCCGGACACCTACGAGGTGCGGGTCGACGGCGAGATCGCGACCATCGACCCGGCGGAACGCCTGCCCCTGGCGCAGACCTTCTTCCTGTTCTGA
- a CDS encoding urease subunit beta: MDVIELNPGRRTATLRVSNTGDRAVQVGSHYHFFEVNPALSFDRAASWGMHLDIPSGLAVRFEPGDTREIDLVDFGGRRVLHGFAGLTEGALDDPAVRDAAFAALPGFLHSNDPFTTSTGEEQNR; this comes from the coding sequence ATGGACGTCATCGAACTCAACCCCGGCCGCCGCACCGCGACGTTGCGGGTGTCGAACACCGGGGACCGCGCGGTCCAGGTCGGGTCACACTACCACTTCTTCGAGGTCAACCCGGCCCTCTCCTTCGACCGGGCGGCGTCCTGGGGAATGCACCTGGACATCCCCTCCGGCCTGGCGGTGCGGTTCGAACCCGGTGACACCCGCGAGATCGACCTGGTGGACTTCGGCGGGCGCCGCGTCCTCCACGGTTTCGCCGGACTCACCGAGGGCGCCCTCGACGACCCGGCCGTGCGGGACGCCGCCTTCGCGGCGCTTCCCGGGTTCCTGCACAGCAATGACCCGTTCACGACCTCGACCGGTGAGGAGCAGAACCGATGA
- a CDS encoding urease subunit gamma, giving the protein MELTPREQEKLLIFTAAQVARRRRDRGLKLNVPEATALICDAVIEAARDGRTVAEAMETGTQVLGPDEVLDGVRGMLSLIQVEATFPDGTKLVSVHDPIGQA; this is encoded by the coding sequence GTGGAACTGACCCCCAGGGAGCAGGAGAAGCTCCTCATCTTCACGGCGGCGCAGGTCGCCCGTCGTCGGCGGGACCGTGGGCTGAAGCTCAATGTCCCGGAGGCCACGGCGCTGATCTGTGATGCCGTGATCGAGGCGGCGCGCGACGGCCGGACCGTGGCCGAGGCGATGGAGACCGGGACGCAGGTCCTCGGGCCCGACGAGGTGCTCGACGGGGTGCGCGGGATGCTCAGCCTGATCCAGGTGGAGGCCACGTTCCCGGACGGCACCAAGCTGGTCAGCGTGCATGACCCGATCGGCCAGGCATGA
- a CDS encoding LssY C-terminal domain-containing protein, translating to MTSARHRFSVTAALDRFFFVFAAVAAVWFAWILLTQTFDISWAGFIYLALFWVMIAYLALPRLHRILTTLYVPDYFIGRTRTSDGLLGDPVNLALLGTRDQVVQAMNDAGWTAADPVDLRSSLRIITSTVTRRSYNTAPVSPLFLFGRQQDLAFQQEVAGNPAKRHHVRFWRTPDGWLLPGGVRVDWLGAATFDRAVGFSLFTLQVTHKIDADIDVERDFVVTSVMASHDGAQLDVLKDFTTGYHSRNGGGDTIRTDGSLPVLDLAEVRPRVH from the coding sequence ATGACGAGCGCCCGACACAGATTCTCCGTGACAGCGGCACTTGACCGGTTCTTCTTCGTCTTCGCCGCCGTCGCCGCGGTGTGGTTCGCCTGGATCCTGCTCACCCAGACCTTCGACATCAGCTGGGCGGGGTTCATCTACCTCGCACTGTTCTGGGTGATGATCGCCTACCTCGCCCTCCCCCGGCTGCACCGCATCCTCACCACCCTCTACGTGCCCGACTACTTCATCGGCCGGACCCGGACCAGCGACGGACTGCTCGGTGACCCGGTCAACCTCGCCCTGCTCGGGACACGGGACCAGGTCGTGCAGGCCATGAATGACGCGGGGTGGACTGCGGCGGACCCGGTCGATCTGCGGTCGTCGTTGCGGATCATCACCTCGACGGTCACCCGCCGCAGCTACAACACCGCCCCCGTCAGCCCCCTGTTCCTCTTCGGCCGTCAGCAGGATCTCGCCTTCCAGCAGGAGGTCGCCGGGAACCCCGCCAAACGCCACCACGTGCGGTTCTGGCGGACCCCGGACGGCTGGCTGCTGCCCGGCGGAGTCCGCGTCGACTGGCTCGGTGCCGCGACCTTCGACCGGGCGGTCGGCTTCTCGCTGTTCACCCTCCAGGTCACCCACAAGATCGACGCCGACATCGACGTGGAGCGCGATTTCGTCGTCACCTCCGTCATGGCGTCCCACGACGGGGCGCAACTGGACGTCCTGAAGGACTTCACCACCGGCTACCACTCCAGAAACGGTGGTGGCGACACGATCCGCACCGACGGCAGTCTGCCCGTCCTCGACCTCGCGGAGGTGCGTCCCCGTGTCCACTGA
- a CDS encoding PepSY-associated TM helix domain-containing protein, whose protein sequence is MTISTTSPSQPDPAPAPTVGRARRGTARRRPDRQSNRLLKRLHFFAGIICAPLILVASVTGLLYAFAPTIEKVVYHDMLTVSAPENPADAEPVSDLVRTARAEHPDLPLAGVRLGKPDETTRVLFSDPDLPESTLRAVFLDPYTGEVKGDTTQYGSSASLPFRQWLSDGHRKLWLGENGRLYSETAASWLGVLAVGGVAMWWTRNRSVKAMLRTGGKGRTRTMRRHGATGTVVAVGMVFLTVTGLTWSSVAGTNIGEWRSQLDWVKPTVTTELAGMPDPTPDAGAAGAAGAGPHAGHEGHQMAAGASTVSGLNAGAVDRVAATARAEFSAPLTITPPTAEGAAWSAAEDRAAFRFTLDAVAVDWATGKVTDRVDFSSWPFFAKVSEWLINLHMGLLFGWVNQLVLGLLAAAIIAMVGFGYAMWWKRRPRTGGAVVAGAPPRAGWGRPTRGTLLLAAVLVGYSVIAPLFGITCAVFLVVSAGYDLVRRARGAAVTAGPGMSAGPGVPGGPGASPSNGTASTSGSRAR, encoded by the coding sequence GTGACGATTTCAACGACATCCCCCTCACAACCTGACCCCGCTCCGGCGCCGACAGTTGGCCGGGCCCGACGCGGGACCGCGCGGCGGCGTCCGGACCGGCAGAGCAACCGGCTGCTGAAGCGACTCCACTTCTTCGCCGGGATCATCTGCGCCCCGCTGATCCTGGTCGCCTCGGTCACCGGCCTGCTCTACGCCTTCGCCCCGACCATCGAGAAGGTCGTGTACCACGACATGCTCACGGTGTCCGCCCCGGAAAACCCGGCGGATGCTGAACCGGTCAGCGACCTGGTCCGCACCGCCCGGGCCGAGCACCCGGACCTGCCGTTGGCGGGGGTGCGCCTCGGCAAACCCGACGAGACCACCCGCGTCCTGTTCAGTGACCCGGACCTGCCGGAATCCACGCTGCGGGCGGTGTTCCTCGACCCGTACACCGGGGAGGTGAAGGGCGACACCACCCAGTACGGCAGTTCCGCCTCCCTGCCGTTCCGCCAGTGGTTGTCCGACGGGCACCGGAAGCTGTGGCTGGGGGAGAACGGTCGGCTGTACTCGGAGACCGCGGCGAGCTGGCTCGGTGTGCTCGCCGTCGGCGGCGTGGCGATGTGGTGGACCAGGAACCGCAGTGTGAAGGCCATGCTGCGCACCGGCGGAAAGGGCCGCACCCGCACGATGCGGCGCCACGGGGCGACCGGCACGGTCGTCGCCGTGGGCATGGTCTTCCTCACCGTCACCGGGCTGACCTGGTCGTCGGTGGCGGGCACGAACATCGGCGAGTGGCGTTCGCAGCTGGACTGGGTGAAACCGACGGTCACCACGGAACTCGCCGGTATGCCGGACCCCACCCCTGATGCCGGGGCTGCCGGGGCTGCCGGGGCGGGGCCGCATGCGGGGCACGAGGGCCACCAGATGGCCGCCGGTGCGTCGACGGTCAGCGGACTGAACGCGGGAGCGGTCGACCGCGTCGCGGCGACCGCCCGTGCTGAATTCTCCGCCCCGTTGACGATCACCCCGCCGACCGCGGAGGGGGCGGCGTGGAGCGCCGCGGAGGACCGCGCCGCGTTCCGCTTCACCCTGGACGCCGTCGCGGTGGACTGGGCGACAGGCAAGGTCACCGACCGGGTCGACTTCTCCTCCTGGCCGTTCTTCGCGAAGGTCTCCGAGTGGCTGATCAACCTGCACATGGGACTGCTGTTCGGCTGGGTGAACCAGCTGGTCCTCGGGCTGCTCGCCGCGGCGATCATCGCCATGGTCGGCTTCGGTTACGCGATGTGGTGGAAGCGGCGTCCCCGGACCGGTGGTGCAGTGGTGGCGGGTGCCCCGCCGCGCGCCGGGTGGGGGCGTCCGACCCGGGGGACGCTGCTGCTCGCCGCGGTGCTGGTGGGGTACAGCGTCATCGCTCCGCTGTTCGGGATCACCTGCGCGGTGTTCCTCGTGGTCAGTGCCGGGTACGACCTGGTCAGGCGTGCCCGTGGTGCTGCTGTGACCGCTGGGCCCGGTATGTCCGCTGGGCCCGGCGTTCCCGGCGGGCCCGGAGCATCGCCGTCGAACGGGACCGCGTCCACGTCCGGGTCTCGGGCCCGCTGA
- a CDS encoding ArsR/SmtB family transcription factor gives MTGSDAHTHGTGDGPHTVADLCALSDDWSETFRLLGDPTRLRLLTLLHYEGPGALSMSELAERAGVKPATASAALRLLTTAGVITATRDGRMMRYALTDERVHRLLHHLGGTHAH, from the coding sequence ATGACCGGCAGTGATGCGCACACCCACGGCACCGGCGACGGGCCGCACACCGTGGCTGACCTGTGCGCCCTGTCCGACGACTGGTCCGAGACCTTCCGGCTGCTCGGGGACCCCACGCGGCTGCGGCTGCTCACCCTGCTGCACTACGAGGGGCCGGGGGCGTTGAGCATGTCTGAGCTGGCGGAGCGGGCCGGGGTGAAGCCCGCGACGGCGTCCGCGGCACTGCGGCTGCTGACCACGGCGGGCGTCATCACCGCGACCCGGGACGGGCGGATGATGCGCTACGCGCTGACCGATGAGCGGGTCCACCGGCTGCTGCACCACCTCGGCGGCACGCACGCGCACTGA
- a CDS encoding MsnO8 family LLM class oxidoreductase has translation MKYSLVELAPVTPGGTKTDALHRALDAATEAEQLGYHRIWYTEHHNTTAFASQAPEQLIALAASRTGNIRIGSGAVLLNHYSPYATAERFLQLEALTPGRIDLGMGRANSGPPVDLALARTRDAPLRDDYASQVTEIIGYLHHALPAGHDFAALDPTRGIGSAPQAWVLGSSGNSAALAGQLGIGYAFAGFINPNKVKVGLRHYRESFTPTRFGAGTPQVMLSVNMVAAPTEAEALELTWPHRVMRSRTFHGQIPTVADAAAALTDGERDAPAHVNGLTLPPVIAGTPDSLRRQLAPVVEHCGITEIMVQDTLVDPDLRSRSRALVAEALAGLCAEGRPPR, from the coding sequence GTGAAGTACTCCCTCGTCGAACTCGCCCCGGTCACCCCGGGCGGGACAAAAACCGACGCCCTGCACCGCGCGCTGGACGCCGCCACCGAAGCAGAACAGCTCGGCTACCACCGCATCTGGTACACCGAACACCACAACACCACCGCCTTCGCGTCGCAGGCCCCGGAACAGCTGATCGCGCTGGCGGCGTCCCGTACGGGGAACATCCGCATCGGCTCCGGCGCGGTGCTGCTCAACCACTACAGCCCGTACGCCACCGCCGAACGGTTCCTCCAGCTCGAGGCGCTGACCCCGGGACGCATCGACCTGGGGATGGGGCGGGCGAACTCCGGCCCGCCGGTCGATCTCGCCCTGGCCCGCACCCGGGACGCCCCGCTGCGTGACGACTACGCCTCCCAGGTCACCGAGATCATCGGCTACCTGCACCACGCGCTGCCGGCGGGGCACGATTTCGCCGCCCTCGACCCGACCCGCGGCATCGGCTCGGCCCCGCAGGCCTGGGTCCTCGGCTCGTCGGGGAACAGTGCGGCACTCGCCGGGCAGCTCGGCATCGGCTACGCCTTCGCCGGCTTCATCAACCCGAACAAGGTGAAGGTCGGACTGCGCCACTACCGGGAGAGTTTCACACCGACCCGGTTCGGTGCCGGGACACCGCAGGTCATGCTGTCGGTGAACATGGTGGCCGCGCCGACGGAGGCGGAGGCCCTGGAGCTCACGTGGCCGCACCGGGTGATGCGGAGCAGGACGTTCCACGGCCAGATCCCCACCGTCGCGGACGCCGCCGCGGCGCTGACCGACGGGGAGCGGGACGCTCCGGCCCACGTCAACGGTCTGACCCTCCCACCGGTGATCGCGGGGACGCCGGACTCGCTGCGGCGTCAGCTCGCGCCGGTGGTGGAACACTGCGGCATCACCGAGATCATGGTGCAGGACACGCTCGTGGACCCCGACCTGCGCAGCCGGTCGCGGGCGCTGGTCGCCGAGGCGCTGGCGGGACTGTGCGCGGAGGGCCGGCCCCCGCGCTAG